From Glycine soja cultivar W05 chromosome 4, ASM419377v2, whole genome shotgun sequence, the proteins below share one genomic window:
- the LOC114408942 gene encoding cysteine--tRNA ligase, chloroplastic/mitochondrial-like isoform X2: MILAILDTLAYTSISTFFTGRYFKHLGFEVCYVRNFTDVDDKIIARAKELGEDPISLSWRYCEEFCQDMVTLNCLSPSVEPKVSEHMPQIIDMIEKILNNGYAYIVDGDVYFNVEKFPEYGKLSSRDLEDNRAGERVAVDSRKKNPADFALWKSAKPGEPFWESPWGPGRPGWHIECSAMSAAYLGYSFDIHGGGIDLVFPHHENEIAQSCAACKKSDISIWMHNGFVTIDSVKMSKSLGNFFTIRQVIDVYHPLALRYFLMSAHYRSPINYSNIQLESASDRVFYIYETLHECESFLNQHDQRKDSTPPDTLDIIDKFHDVFLTSMSDDLHTPVVLAGMSDPLKSINDLLHARKGKKQQFRIESLSALEKSVRDVLTVLGLMPASYSEVLQQLKVKALKRANFTEEEVLQKIEERATARMQKEYAKSDAIRKDLAVLGITLMDSPNGTTWRPAIPLPLQELL; encoded by the exons ATGATCTTAGCCATATTGGACACGCTCGCGTATACGTCAATTTCGACCTTCTTTACAG GCAGATACTTTAAGCATTTGGGATTTGAAGTCTGTTATGTTCGCAATTTCACTGACGTAGATGACAAG ATAATTGCTAGAGCAAAGGAGTTAGGAGAAGATCCAATCAGTTTGAGCTGGCGCTATTGTGAAGAGTTCTGTCAAGACATGGTAACTCTTAATTGTCTGTCTCCCTCTGTGGAACCAAAGGTCTCAGAGCACATGCCCCAAATCATTGATATGATTGAGAAG ATCCTTAATAATGGGTATGCCTACATTGTTGATGGGGATGTGTACTTTAATGTAGAAAAATTTCCAGAATATGGGAAACTATCTAGTCGAGATCTAGAAGATAATCGAGCTGGTGAGAGGGTTGCAGTTGATTCTAGAAAGAAAAATCCTGCTGATTTTGCTCTTTGGAAG TCTGCAAAGCCAGGGGAGCCATTTTGGGAGAGTCCCTGGGGTCCTGGAAGACCTGGGTGGCATATTGAATGCAGTGCCATGAGTGCAGCTTATCTTGGTTACTCTTTTGATATCCATGGTGGAGGAATCGACCTTGTGTTTCCTCACCATGAGAATGAAATTGCTCAGAGTTGTGCTGCATGTAAGAAAAGTGATATAAGTATATGGATGCACAATGGTTTTGTCACCATTGACTCTGTGAAAATGTCAAAATCTTTGGGGAATTTTTTCACAATACGTCAG GTTATAGACGTTTACCATCCACTGGCCTTGAGATATTTTTTGATGAGCGCACATTATCGATCTCCTATTAACTACTCAAATATACAGCTCGAAAGTGCTTCAGACcgtgttttttatatatatgag ACATTACATGAATGTGAAAGCTTTTTGAATCAGCATGATCAGAGGAAGGATTCCACCCCACCGGATACTTTGGATATTATTGATAAGTTCCACGATGTTTTTTTGACCTCAATGTCGGATGATCTTCACACTCCAGTTGTATTGGCTGGAATGTCTGATCCATTAAAATCAATCAATGATTTGCTGCATGCTCGTAAG GGGAAAAAACAACAATTTCGAATCGAATCACTATCAGCTTTGGAGAAGAGCGTCAGGGATGTCCTTACTGTTTTAGGACTTATGCCTGCAAGTTACTCTGAG GTTTTGCAGCAGCTTAAGGTAAAAGCTTTAAAACGTGCAAACTTTACGGAAGAAGAAGTCTTGCAGAAAATTGAAGAACGGGCTACTGCTAGAATGCAAAAGGAGTATGCTAAATCGGATGCAATCAGGAAGGATTTGGCTGTACTTGGTATTACTCTTATGGACAGTCCAAATGGCACAACTTGGAGGCCTGCCATTCCTCTTCCACTTCAAGAGCTGCTCTAA
- the LOC114408942 gene encoding cysteine--tRNA ligase, chloroplastic/mitochondrial-like isoform X1 gives MSWSGAKMGTVSLLKCYRPFFSMLFPHSAPPRLHAAIFRSKNFSFCATSSPPLTAEKGCGKSDAECPTLPEVWLHNTMSRTKELFKPKVESKVGMYVCGVTAYDLSHIGHARVYVNFDLLYRYFKHLGFEVCYVRNFTDVDDKIIARAKELGEDPISLSWRYCEEFCQDMVTLNCLSPSVEPKVSEHMPQIIDMIEKILNNGYAYIVDGDVYFNVEKFPEYGKLSSRDLEDNRAGERVAVDSRKKNPADFALWKSAKPGEPFWESPWGPGRPGWHIECSAMSAAYLGYSFDIHGGGIDLVFPHHENEIAQSCAACKKSDISIWMHNGFVTIDSVKMSKSLGNFFTIRQVIDVYHPLALRYFLMSAHYRSPINYSNIQLESASDRVFYIYETLHECESFLNQHDQRKDSTPPDTLDIIDKFHDVFLTSMSDDLHTPVVLAGMSDPLKSINDLLHARKGKKQQFRIESLSALEKSVRDVLTVLGLMPASYSEVLQQLKVKALKRANFTEEEVLQKIEERATARMQKEYAKSDAIRKDLAVLGITLMDSPNGTTWRPAIPLPLQELL, from the exons ATGAGCTGGTCCGGTGCAAAAATGGGTACGGTGTCTCTTCTCAAGTGCTACAGACCCTTTTTCTCTATGCTTTTCCCTCACTCCGCTCCACCCAGACTCCACGCCGCCATCTTCAGGAGcaaaaacttttctttttgcGCCACCTCGTCCCCGCCGTTGACGGCGGAGAAGGGTTGCGGCAAATCCGACGCCGAGTGTCCCACCTTGCCGGAGGTGTGGCTGCACAACACCATGAGTAGGACGAAGGAACTCTTCAAACCCAAAGTGGAATCCAAAGTGGGAATGTACGTGTGCGGCGTCACCGCTTATGATCTTAGCCATATTGGACACGCTCGCGTATACGTCAATTTCGACCTTCTTTACAG ATACTTTAAGCATTTGGGATTTGAAGTCTGTTATGTTCGCAATTTCACTGACGTAGATGACAAG ATAATTGCTAGAGCAAAGGAGTTAGGAGAAGATCCAATCAGTTTGAGCTGGCGCTATTGTGAAGAGTTCTGTCAAGACATGGTAACTCTTAATTGTCTGTCTCCCTCTGTGGAACCAAAGGTCTCAGAGCACATGCCCCAAATCATTGATATGATTGAGAAG ATCCTTAATAATGGGTATGCCTACATTGTTGATGGGGATGTGTACTTTAATGTAGAAAAATTTCCAGAATATGGGAAACTATCTAGTCGAGATCTAGAAGATAATCGAGCTGGTGAGAGGGTTGCAGTTGATTCTAGAAAGAAAAATCCTGCTGATTTTGCTCTTTGGAAG TCTGCAAAGCCAGGGGAGCCATTTTGGGAGAGTCCCTGGGGTCCTGGAAGACCTGGGTGGCATATTGAATGCAGTGCCATGAGTGCAGCTTATCTTGGTTACTCTTTTGATATCCATGGTGGAGGAATCGACCTTGTGTTTCCTCACCATGAGAATGAAATTGCTCAGAGTTGTGCTGCATGTAAGAAAAGTGATATAAGTATATGGATGCACAATGGTTTTGTCACCATTGACTCTGTGAAAATGTCAAAATCTTTGGGGAATTTTTTCACAATACGTCAG GTTATAGACGTTTACCATCCACTGGCCTTGAGATATTTTTTGATGAGCGCACATTATCGATCTCCTATTAACTACTCAAATATACAGCTCGAAAGTGCTTCAGACcgtgttttttatatatatgag ACATTACATGAATGTGAAAGCTTTTTGAATCAGCATGATCAGAGGAAGGATTCCACCCCACCGGATACTTTGGATATTATTGATAAGTTCCACGATGTTTTTTTGACCTCAATGTCGGATGATCTTCACACTCCAGTTGTATTGGCTGGAATGTCTGATCCATTAAAATCAATCAATGATTTGCTGCATGCTCGTAAG GGGAAAAAACAACAATTTCGAATCGAATCACTATCAGCTTTGGAGAAGAGCGTCAGGGATGTCCTTACTGTTTTAGGACTTATGCCTGCAAGTTACTCTGAG GTTTTGCAGCAGCTTAAGGTAAAAGCTTTAAAACGTGCAAACTTTACGGAAGAAGAAGTCTTGCAGAAAATTGAAGAACGGGCTACTGCTAGAATGCAAAAGGAGTATGCTAAATCGGATGCAATCAGGAAGGATTTGGCTGTACTTGGTATTACTCTTATGGACAGTCCAAATGGCACAACTTGGAGGCCTGCCATTCCTCTTCCACTTCAAGAGCTGCTCTAA
- the LOC114408941 gene encoding topless-related protein 1-like, with protein MEKSILNKELVFLILQFLDEEGLKETAHKLERESGIYFDMKYFEDMLLAGKWDDSERYLSGFTRVDDNRHSTKVYFEIRKQKFLEALDMDDRAKALDILIKDLKVFSSGHEELFNEMTQLLIINNIREHASLSTYGDTNSVRKIVADDIKKVIEANPVFHGKLKCPVFKSQRLRYLLNQSLNWQHLLCKDPLPVPGVKTLLEDHVCKPSLNLSSLQSEESDSIENSDSDQHLSNHNSGPSTITDSVPFPATLTNPETTMEDPSVISLKGRQCQTSNEVTSAIANVLPENVVQMLKEDSLPVTMDFHPIGHTLLLVGTNIGSIGLWDVNSGEKLFSENYRIWGIGASSINFKEAQEKDFRVSVKKIKWSPDGSLFGVAFSKHFVQLYSYHHGNDIISQHLQIDAHDGSVNDLAFSSLNKQLLVITCGDDKKIKVWDAVSGVRCYTFEGHDAPVCSICPHVKQHVDFIFSTSTDGKIKAWLYDSLGARVDFDAPGYGYTTLAYSADDNRLFSCGTGKDGEPYLVEWDESEGYIKRTYKGLKKPCFSAIHFDSTQKGLLAAGDGHKVKFWNMDSVELWTSTDVDAELLENPCIRFNKKGTLLAVAAKGNKIKILAIDDILQKQNETHSIHVPNNQHEALKCTQSPILVDAGAGVAGEGIVMNGYQKGLEDGRYNSIEESHNNSKFWNVSEICEPSQCQFLQLPVHPKINKIVRLTYTNAGNGILALTSNGDHLLWKWPRDNLNLDGKATAQVSPHIWQSRSGLQLMSNKLTSSYSGVPVSCFSLSKNDSYLMSTSGGAISLFNMLTFKTVTTIMTPPPMATCLTFYPRDNNILAVGMDNYSIIIYNVRTNKIISKLEGHSKRVTALAFSSSFDLLVSGDINAQIFVWNTNEWKKQKDGSLQIHGQKVPEVLSDTHIQFHLYQRHFLAVRSNYLAMYEAIELKCCNQWVPEVSMAISQATFSFDGQAVYASFVDGAVAIFDTLKLQMRCRINPSAYLSTTPSSSIYPLAIAAHPQKPSQFAVGLTDGRVIVFEPQKTGEDWSKFSLDDEAIKQGCGSE; from the exons ATGGAGAAGTCTATTCTGAATAAAGAGcttgttttcttaattttacaGTTTCTTGATGAGGAGGGTCTCAAGGAAACTGCACACAA gcTTGAGCGTGAAAGTGGGATATACTTTGACATGAAGTATTTCGAGGACATGCTACTTGCTGGGAAATGGGATGATTCTGAGAGGTACCTTTCTGGATTCACGAGGGTTGATGACAACAGACACTCAACCAAAGTATACTTTGAAATCAGGAAACAGAAATTCCTTGAAGCATTGGATAT GGACGATCGAGCCAAGGCTTTGGATATCCTCATCAAGGATCTGAAAGTTTTTTCCTCAGGGCATGAAGAACTGTTCAATGAAATGACCCAGCTTTTGATAATTAACAATATAAG GGAGCATGCATCACTTTCAACATATGGAGATACAAATTCTGTAAGGAAGATTGTGGCGGATGATATTAAGAAAGTCATTGAGGCAAATCCTGTGTTCCATGGAAAATTGAAATGCCCTGTTTTTAAAAGTCAGAGGTTACGTTATCTTCTGAACCAAAG TTTGAATTGGCAGCATCTACTTTGTAAAGATCCACTTCCAGTTCCTGGTGTAAAAACCCTCTTGGAGGACCATGTTTGCAAACCAAGTTTGAACCTTTCATCTCTGCAATCAGAAGAAAGTGATTCAAttgaaaactctgattctgatCAACATTTGTCAAACCATAATTCTGGTCCATCTACTATAACTGATTCTGTACCCTTTCCTGCCACACTAACAAATCCAG AAACTACAATGGAGGATCCTAGTGTAATATCACTCAAAGGAAGGCAATGCCAGACTTCCAATGAG gTGACGTCGGCCATAGCAAATGTTCTTCCTGAAAATGTTGTTCAGATGTTGAAAGAGGATTCACTTCCTGTTACCATGGACTTTCATCCTATCGGGCATACACTTCTTCTAG TTGGAACAAATATTGGCAGTATAGGACTTTGGGATGTTAATTCTGGGGAGAAATTGTTCTCTGAAAACTACAGAATATGGGGTATCGGAGCAAGCTCCATCAATTTCAAG GAAGCTCAGGAAAAGGACTTTCGTGTTTCAGTTAAGAAAATCAAGTGGAGCCCTGACGGTTCACTGTTTG GGGTTGCATTTTCCAAACATTTTGTTCAATTATATTCCTATCATCATGGAAATGACATCATTAGCCAACATTTACAA ATTGATGCTCATGATGGTAGTGTCAACGATCTagcattttcttctcttaataAGCAATTGTTGGTCATAACATGTGgagatgacaagaaaataaag GTCTGGGATGCTGTTAGCGGTGTCAGATGTTATACTTTTGAAGGTCACGATGCTCCTGTTTGTTCTATTTGTCCTCATGTGAAGCAACATGTTGAT TTTATTTTTTCAACTTCAACCGACGGAAAGATTAAGGCATGGTTATATGATTCTTTGGGAGCCAGAGTAGATTTTGATGCCCCTGGTTATGGTTACACTACATTGGCTTACAGTGCTGATGATAACAG GCTTTTTTCTTGTGGAACTGGGAAAGATGGAGAGCCGTATCTTGTGGAATGGGATGAAAGTGAAGGATATATAAAAAGAACATACAAGGGACTTAAGAAACCATGCTTTTCTGCCATCCATTTTGATTCAACTCAGAAAGGACTTTTGGCTGCTGGTGATGGCCACAAGGTTAAATTTTGGAATATGGACAGTGTTGAGCTCTGGACAAGCACTGATGTTGATGCTGAATTACTG GAAAATCCATGCATTCGCTTTAACAAGAAGGGAACATTACTGGCTGTTGCTgcaaaaggaaacaaaataaaaattttagcaATTGATGACATTTTGCAGAAACAGAATGAAACACATTCAATTCATGTCCCCAATAATCAACATGAAGCCTTAAAG TGTACACAAAGTCCAATTTTGGTTGATGCTGGTGCTGGAGTCGCAGGTGAAGGCATTGTCATG AATGGGTACCAAAAAGGCTTGGAGGATGGGAGGTATAATTCAATTGAAGAGTCCCATAACAACTCAAAGTTTTGGAATGTCTCAGAAATTTGTGAGCCATCCCAGTGCCAGTTCTTGCAGCTTCCAGttcatcccaaaataaacaag ATAGTTAGACTGACTTACACCAATGCGGGAAATGGCATTTTGGCATTGACATCAAATGGTGATCATCTTCTTTGGAAATGGCCTCGTGATAACCTTAACTTGGATGGCAAG GCGACTGCACAAGTTTCCCCTCACATCTGGCAATCAAGGAGTGGCTTGCAATTGATGAGCAATAAACTAACAAGTTCTTACAGTGGAGTCCCAGTTTCctgtttttctttatcaaagaATGATTCATATCTCATGTCAACATCTGGGGGGGCAATCTCCTTGTTTAACATGTTGACTTTTAAG ACTGTGACGACTATCATGACTCCACCACCTATGGCAACTTGTCTCACCTTCTACCCTCGTGATAATAATATACTTGCTGTTGGTATGGATAATTACAGTATAATTATATACAATGTCCGTACTAATAAG ATTATAAGCAAGCTTGAGGGCCACTCCAAAAGAGTTACTGCCCTTGCCTTCTCAAGTAGTTTTGATCTTCTTGTTTCTGGTGATATAAATGCTCAG ATTTTTGTATGGAACACCAATGAATGGAAAAAACAGAAAGATGGAAGTTTGCAAATACATGGACAGAAGGTGCCAGAAGTGCTATCTGACACTCACATTCAGTTTCACCTATACCAGAGGCACTTCCTTGCTGTAAGAAGTAATTATCTTGCAATGTATGAAGCAATAGAGCTAAAATGCTGTAACCAG TGGGTTCCAGAAGTTTCAATGGCTATCTCCCAAGCAACTTTCTCATTTGATGGCCAGGCTGTGTATGCCAGTTTTGTTGATGGAGCTGTGGCAATATTTGATACTTTGAAACTCCAAATGCGTTGTAGGATTAATCCCTCAGCTTATCTTTCTACAACTCCAAG TTCAAGCATCTATCCACTTGCCATTGCTGCACATCCACAGAAGCCAAGCCAGTTTGCTGTGGGGCTCACAGATGGTAGGGTTATTGTGTTTGAGCCTCAGAAGACAGGAGAAGACTGGAGCAAGTTTAGCCTTGATGATGAGGCAATCAAACAGGGTTGTGGGAGTgagtga
- the LOC114408943 gene encoding ER membrane protein complex subunit 7 homolog — MASTRSVFLLLFIQLCFSLLPLSFAQSPATGSTEGYTIYGRVKIPSVGTKDYILPGKISNVKVILNGGQRVTFLRPDGYFSFHNVPAGTHLIEVAAIGYFFSPVRVDVSARHHGKIQAALTENRRGLSEFVLEPLKDEQYFEVREPFSIMSIVKSPMGLMMGFMLIVVFLMPKLMENMDPEEMRRAQEEMRNQGVPSLASLLPGAARSN; from the exons ATGGCTTCAACCAGATcagtctttcttcttcttttcattcAATTGTGCTTCTCACTTCTACCCTTGTCATTCGCTCAATCCCCCGCCACCGG GTCTACCGAAGGTTACACCATTTATGGTCGAGTGAAGATCCCCA GTGTGGGAACAAAAGATTATATTCTTCCTGGAAAAATTTCAAATGTCAAAGTCATACTCAATGGTGGTCAAAGAGTTACTTTTCTGAGGCCTGATGGATATTTCTCATT CCACAATGTTCCTGCAGGGACACATCTAATTGAAGTGGCTGCCATAGGCTATTTCTTTTCTCCG GTACGAGTTGATGTAAGTGCCAGACACCATGGCAAAATTCAGGCAGCCCTGACAGAAAATAGGAGGGGGCTAAGTGAGTTTGTCTTGGAGCCATTGAAGGATGAACAATATTTTGAG GTTAGGGAGCCATTCTCTATTATGTCCATTGTGAAAAGTCCAATGGGTCTGATGATGGGATTTATGCTGATTGTTGTCTTCCTCATGCCCAAATTAATGGAGAACATGG ATCCAGAAGAAATGAGGCGTGCACAAGAAGAAATGAGAAATCAAGGAGTTCCATCTTTAGCAAGCCTGTTACCCGGTGCTGCAAGAAGCAACTAG
- the LOC114408942 gene encoding cysteine--tRNA ligase, chloroplastic/mitochondrial-like isoform X3: MVTLNCLSPSVEPKVSEHMPQIIDMIEKILNNGYAYIVDGDVYFNVEKFPEYGKLSSRDLEDNRAGERVAVDSRKKNPADFALWKSAKPGEPFWESPWGPGRPGWHIECSAMSAAYLGYSFDIHGGGIDLVFPHHENEIAQSCAACKKSDISIWMHNGFVTIDSVKMSKSLGNFFTIRQVIDVYHPLALRYFLMSAHYRSPINYSNIQLESASDRVFYIYETLHECESFLNQHDQRKDSTPPDTLDIIDKFHDVFLTSMSDDLHTPVVLAGMSDPLKSINDLLHARKGKKQQFRIESLSALEKSVRDVLTVLGLMPASYSEVLQQLKVKALKRANFTEEEVLQKIEERATARMQKEYAKSDAIRKDLAVLGITLMDSPNGTTWRPAIPLPLQELL, encoded by the exons ATGGTAACTCTTAATTGTCTGTCTCCCTCTGTGGAACCAAAGGTCTCAGAGCACATGCCCCAAATCATTGATATGATTGAGAAG ATCCTTAATAATGGGTATGCCTACATTGTTGATGGGGATGTGTACTTTAATGTAGAAAAATTTCCAGAATATGGGAAACTATCTAGTCGAGATCTAGAAGATAATCGAGCTGGTGAGAGGGTTGCAGTTGATTCTAGAAAGAAAAATCCTGCTGATTTTGCTCTTTGGAAG TCTGCAAAGCCAGGGGAGCCATTTTGGGAGAGTCCCTGGGGTCCTGGAAGACCTGGGTGGCATATTGAATGCAGTGCCATGAGTGCAGCTTATCTTGGTTACTCTTTTGATATCCATGGTGGAGGAATCGACCTTGTGTTTCCTCACCATGAGAATGAAATTGCTCAGAGTTGTGCTGCATGTAAGAAAAGTGATATAAGTATATGGATGCACAATGGTTTTGTCACCATTGACTCTGTGAAAATGTCAAAATCTTTGGGGAATTTTTTCACAATACGTCAG GTTATAGACGTTTACCATCCACTGGCCTTGAGATATTTTTTGATGAGCGCACATTATCGATCTCCTATTAACTACTCAAATATACAGCTCGAAAGTGCTTCAGACcgtgttttttatatatatgag ACATTACATGAATGTGAAAGCTTTTTGAATCAGCATGATCAGAGGAAGGATTCCACCCCACCGGATACTTTGGATATTATTGATAAGTTCCACGATGTTTTTTTGACCTCAATGTCGGATGATCTTCACACTCCAGTTGTATTGGCTGGAATGTCTGATCCATTAAAATCAATCAATGATTTGCTGCATGCTCGTAAG GGGAAAAAACAACAATTTCGAATCGAATCACTATCAGCTTTGGAGAAGAGCGTCAGGGATGTCCTTACTGTTTTAGGACTTATGCCTGCAAGTTACTCTGAG GTTTTGCAGCAGCTTAAGGTAAAAGCTTTAAAACGTGCAAACTTTACGGAAGAAGAAGTCTTGCAGAAAATTGAAGAACGGGCTACTGCTAGAATGCAAAAGGAGTATGCTAAATCGGATGCAATCAGGAAGGATTTGGCTGTACTTGGTATTACTCTTATGGACAGTCCAAATGGCACAACTTGGAGGCCTGCCATTCCTCTTCCACTTCAAGAGCTGCTCTAA